A stretch of DNA from Kwoniella mangroviensis CBS 8507 chromosome 1 map unlocalized Ctg01, whole genome shotgun sequence:
CCACGCCGTTCCCGCTCCCGTTCCCCTCCACCCCGTCATCACCCAAAGAAACCCAAGGAACTCTCATTCTACAaaaaatcatcttcgtccgtCGGTTCCTTCTCCCAACGTAGAGATCCACTGGATGACGAACCTACCGCCCGAGAGCGTGCGGAAAGGAGGGAGAGGGGTGAAGTGCCTCAGAGGTTCGGTGGAACGAGAGAACAGGGCGTGAGGAATTCGATGGGTAATGTGTCGGGAGGTGTACAAAAGAGCATGGGTAGTTTGGGCAGGAAAGAGGCTCCATTGGATAGGAAGGgagtgaaaggtgataatagaagagatagagataggtATAGGGAtagaagggatgatagggGTGATTATCGGAGAGATGATAGGGATATGGATAGGAGGGATAGACacagagatgatgataggagGTATAgggatagagatagagaagacAGAAGGGATAGGGATGGACatagagatggaagaagagacagagagCAGCGAAGAGAACCTCCCTCTGGACCTTCAGGCGGACCTCCTGCTAGACCTCCTGCAGCTGCACCTTCAGCACCATCAGCGTGGGTATCAATTCATTACtgtcaactcatcttcctaATACCTCTTCAGATATGTAAGAAattttgagctgatgatttttcTGTCTGACAGTGCATCGATGCGTTTTATAGAAGTGATAGCAAACGACCGAATGGGAcgtaaaggtgagtcacttACTCCCTCAATTCAGCTTCACAGACGTAATTAGATTGGAAATGCAAGCTGATTTGTCAATTTAACAATTCAGTACGAGTAAAATGCCTTCCTACAGATACTGTGGGAGATCTCAAAAAACTCATCGCTGCTCAGACGGGTACGACAGCACAGAAAATTCAATTGAAGAAGTGGTATACGAATTTCAAGGATCACGTTTCTTTACAGGATTATGAAATAaatgatgggatggtgagtgaaatatTTATCAGGTAAACCTGTCCAGCAAACGGAAAGGGCTGATCTTGTATCATTGATTACAGAGTTTGGAGATGTATTAAGAGGTTCCTCAACCGACACAGAAAAGCACAATGACGaagattcatcatcttatcGATTCGAGACGGGTCAAGAATATTGATTAGGATTCTCTACCAATGTATCTATAGCTACATGCATTCGTTCAGCCGAACTTTCCGCTCCTTAGCCCGTATGTCTATTGATTACGATAATACTCTAGAGCTTCCCTTtaccctctccttcaccagGTTTACCAAACAACTCCTCATATACTGGTCCAACCAGATCAACCAGATCTCCAGTGACCATActtctacctttcttctcgaaTCCCCTCTTTGATACCGTCCTGTTGAAAGTTGATGCACCATATGCAGCGAGAAGAGGGATGTTCTCTGCGATTCCCTTatctgaaggaggaggatgaccGACGTCTCTGCCCCAGTTTATACGTGTTAGTCATACGTCCTAGCTTTTCTAGCTATCAGGTATATAAGTCTTATACTCACTTGTAAGTTCCTCTGACCCATTCACTTCCCCAGGCCAACAATACACCCGTACTTCCCGACAAgatatcaccttgacctccAACTCTCTTCAGACCACCTTCAGTATCACTCTCcaagatatcatctttcccttgTGTGCTGCTTCCTTCTGCTTTAAGAGGGGGAGGGATCTTGAGCCCATTGGAAATTATGTCGACAGAACCTTTTTGGATGATCGTCACGTTACCAAGGGCAGAGGCGAGCTTGGGACATAATGTCTCAGGGGATGAGTTGGGGTCGATTTGCTATCCGAACACACCAATCAGCTTATCGAACTAAAATACCAAACGACAGCTGGACTGACCAACTTCTCGCAGAGTCTCTTGAACTCCATAACATTAGGAGTTAAAACGATTCGAGGTACCCCCGGCCAATCCATGACCACCTGAGGTTCGTTCTGTACCGCGCAGGTCGTCAGTACCTAAAccacttctcatcatcccattctgTCTGATAAAATCTTGCTTCACAGAGCCACGCTGCAACGGAGAAAAGTGATTGATTAAGGATGATAGACCTATCTTACCTGTACCAGCCACAATCCATCTGCATCAACTACCACACCCATCTGATCGTTCTCTTTAGCAATCTCGAAAGCTACTTTGGCACAATTCTGCATATGCTCTGAACGGCCCAACCCTGGTCCAACGATAAGTACGTGCTATATGATAAAGCATACATCCGGTCAGAAGTCGTATCTTTCCTCTGATAAAGTAGCCTCAACGCACCAGTCTCGCCAATATACccttcaattcctctttaATCTGATCCATTGATTTCGATTCATCCAAGACGCCATGTACGATGAGATCAGGGGAACTTTGTCATATCAGAAGGAAACGATGAGCTTCGAGAGTTTCTCCCATTATCGAACAGGAACTGAAAGCTCACTATGTCTTGATGACGGCCCCAGCTCCAGGCTCGCAGATCACATGCGCCAAATCAGCCCCGAATCGCATAGCTCCCATGGAAGAGAAGTAAGGTGCTCCGGAGTAGCTACATAAATCGACCCATTTAGCTCATGCTTTCATACATGGGAGACAAAGAGAGGATCATGCTCACTCTCCAGATCCACCCAGTACACCGATCCTACCTATATCTTAATCAGCTCTGTTCGGTCATCCGAAAGGGGAACTGAGGAGGCAGACGTACCAGCTTGGCCTTTGTGCAATTTAGGTGAGAGGGGTGGAATCATGCTCCTCACCAGGGATAGTAAGTGGGCGTGTTGTTTCAAAGCCATCCTGGAAGTTTCTCTGATATTAGTTTGCTATGTATtctgatgagattggaaAGGTGGATCCAATGtctctttttcatctttcgactGTGGATCTTTCTACTACTGTATTTGCTGTATATGTTTATGTATGACGTTGTTGTTCATGGGGCACCATGCACACAAGTTGTTACGATTATTTTGAACTCCCATTACAAATCCAAATCGAGTTTGTAATGACTCGGAGATTGGTTTGTAATGCTGGAATGGCCCGTGCCTGGGTGTTATGGTTGTTGCCGACTCACCGCATAACCCGTCGTAAGCGCTATtttgggatgggatggggatgCTACAACACTAATCTCGTGCTACCTCATGCtaccttccaactcttcaCATACCATACCTTGACACCTTGGCATATCCTGATGGCTTGAGACGAGTAGCAAGATCCTCTCAACTGACAGTCAGACTCTCTTCAATGATACTACCAGAATGTTCATAGTCAGACGAACGAGAATTCCTCGGCAATCCAGCTCCATATATCTACCAACATACCTCAACGTTCCCACAGCCTCATtcacatcttcacctttatcctccccctcagcttcttcctcaaaacAGCCATATACCCCTCGGCCATACAACTCACAATCGGATGTCAAGGGCAAAGGACGAGCCATCGATCATGACCACCAAACTCCTCAAGTAATCTCCAGTGGAATCTTCAGTAATAACCCTCGACATTCCACGTCACATTCCTCAACTCTTACGAGCATATACACACATCGCAGATGCTTCCATGCTACTCATAGGAGAGATGCAATACCTCTCTTACCTGCCTCCATAGCCATTCTCAAGGTCAGTTGCTTATCCATCTCTTACGTCTTGGTGATATGATCCATAACTGACAATCCGCTATCTTGTAGGGCACATCGATCTTGACAGCCGCCACAGCATTCTCACGCAtaatcatctccttcttccccataGGTACACTCGCAGCATTCAAAATGGCACACGCAGGTAAATGGCTAGAAAAGGATGTCGTCGAACCTAAAGTCAGCGAAGAGGCCACAGAATTTTGGAAAATGTggtgtgaagatgagaaatggatTTCTTTATCTAAAGAGGATGCTGAAGATTTTTTGGATTCCGATTACGATGAGACACTTGGTGGTGGGATGATCGGCAAGAAAGGTCAAATCGCTTATCCTGTTCCTTTCCCTTATTCAAGATTCGGTAGGGGTGGTAGACATCGGTCATTCTCGTCGTCAAATATGACTTCGATGTCGCCTAAACATATGCGTGAATGTGCCAGGAATGATGACAGGAAGGTCATCAATTGGataagaaaaggaaattTCTTCATACCGCCTTTACACCCTGCATCGAAAGTATCATGGGAAGAGTTGACCGCAAGCCAACAAGGTGAAGTAGAACAATTGAGGAGGTACTGGTTAGGGTTGAAGGTATTCAAACATTGGTACAGGATTTCAAGATGGTTTATCGGGATAGTGTTCGGATTACCATTCTTGGTACTTATAAGTGTATACCTAGCTGGATTAGAAAGAGTTCCATTAACAGGTAGATGGAGATTGATCCTCTTAACtcccgaagaagaagatacaatATCGAATAGTCTATCCGGTTCGAATTGGTATAAATCAGTGATCAACCTATTGACCACTGCTGAATCTCCGGCACCACCTATAATACCGCCAAACGACTGGAGATGGAATTGGGTACAGAGTACACTGAGTAAATTGGAAAACGCCATTTTGGTAGATTGTCATACTCTGACTGAAGATCAGAAAGTAGTCTTGAGGAGTCAATTAAACCTTCAACAGGCAAATCAGGGAGACCAACCAATCATTGCTATCCCACCACCTGCCTATCATCCGATAAAACCTCGACCTAGAGTATCATCAAGATTACATTCCGTCTTACCTGGTGAAAAGTCTAATTCGGGTCAGGAACATCTGGAGATCGGACCCCCGTATAATCTCAtgttgatggagaagaacgAGGAGAACGCTTTTTCCTACGGATTTGGAGGGAAGAGAGCAGGTGGGATTGTGGTGTTTACGGGTCTGTTAGATATGATCCTACGTCCGAAATCAAACACTTCAACTCAATCACAAATACAATCGCAAGTGGACCTCCAGCCCATTTCCAACACGCCAAGTCGAggattcttctcttctttgttCTCATCGCCTAAAGCTGCTCCCTCAAATCGAACCCCACCTCAACCGACAGAAGAACAGACTTTACAATTAGCTTGTGTCTTAGCTCATGAAATGGGTCATCTGCTATTAAGTCACCATCTCGAGACCTTGTCTCAACAACAGGTTCTTTGGCCGAGTGTCTTGGGTCTGAGTATGGATCTGGTAAGAGCTTTCATATGGCCTTTTACGTGAGTCCGCCAATAAATCAGTGGTCTGAAAGATTTCGACTTGATGCTGATCTCTAATTGCTGCTTGTAGATGGTTCCTTGGACCGACCGTTAATGACGCGCTAGCAAATGTCGGAAGAACAAGTACAGAAGAATTAGCTGACAAATATGGTGAAATTGGATTTCAGTATATACACGAATACGAAGCTGATTTAGCTGGATTGAGGTGAGCGACACAGACACAGACACATACACATCACAAAGATGGGTATACCTCGTGATGCTTGGTGCTAATCCTTTTATGTCATTAGGATCCTCGCTTTGGCAGGATACGATCCTCATCAAGCTCTATCGTATTTTTCGACATCGGTAGCGGATTTACATGAGATTCAACCTATTGATAAATCAAAGAAGGATAATTCATGGACTGGATCAATGTTCAAATTGTGGACTAGAGCTACGCATCCCACCCCTGAGAAAAGGTTGGAAGCTATAAGGGATGAATTGACCAGATGGGAGAAAGaggctgagaagatgaagatggaagaagaacaggggaagaaaggtaaatGATTATGGGATCGATCGTTGGGAACATGCTGTTCAAAAGGACAGATGGTAATAGGGTTTTATGGATAGACCGTAAATCTAGGAATGGTCATAGTCAATAGCATCAGCGATGGTCAAGCCTATCCAACAGGTTATCAAAACCTAggggatgtggatgagggtCACAGCGGAACCAGGTCTTTACACCATTTTTCGATTGTTTCGACTTACCGCATTCAGCAGTGTGTGCAGGATTAATGGGACTCGATGTATCCCTTGATTCTACGTCGTCACCTCATGTTCTCTGTAGATATGTCGAGTATCACTAGTACCTTTGTTGTAAAATTTTAGAATTTTTACTCTTGACTGTAAACAAGATAGATATCATAGATCAAAAAAGGACGAGACTCATAGTCGTAGTATGTTCATGCCATGTAATAATCACAACTCGTACATTCCGAATTGGTTGCTCGCACTCAGAAGCAAGAGAACTGTGCCGTAGGGCGTCTCACAGACATGCAATGAACATATCAAGTGTACAGTAGAAATCTGTATTCTGTCTGACAGCATAAGTCAGTTTGGCCACACTGATATCCCAGAACCCCTAccacatacatatatacatatatcccTCCATTGATCCCCCTCaatcctttcattccttcatGATCCTTTGACACGTCCTGACCTTCCTTCCATACATCAGTCCAAAATGTAAGACGTAACCACgggctgatgaagatatattTAGTTGAATCGAGTCGAACATGTCTGTGAACTAGTCAAATCCCGAGCAATATAAAGCCAACGTAGCATATCAACgattgaaagtgaaaataCAAAGTACCAGATCTTGTCTGTCGATCATACACAATAGCATAGAGCATATCTAGACAGACGTTGTAAGTATCATTGGTATACAGCAACACGTCTTGCCAGTCTTTATCTTTAATCGGAATTGCATTTATCGATCCCATCACGATATTCGTAATGACACTTGACTAACACCATAGTACTGTAGCACAATGTCCTTACACAGATACTTTGTCCCTCCTCCTCTGGCATTAGCTGTCCATCCCGCTCCGCCCCCTAAACCCAAGCCTACTGACAAGAAGACCGAaaacaagaaagagaaagatgccAAAGACGACAAGGACATCGATAAGCCCAAAGACGAagtaaaggaaaaggtgaacaaggatgaagagcagaaaagaaaagaacgAGAAGGACCTGCCACGCCAGTTACTCCAGGATCGATGGTTCCTGAACCTGCAACTCCTACTCCCGGTGACGGTGACGGTGGTGCTGATACACCTCAAGCAGACGACAAGGCAGTGGTAGAAAATAAAGGTAGAGCCGAAAAGGGCGAAGATCCACAACCAGCTGATGAGAAAAAAGATTCTCCAGACAAAAACAAATCCAAGTCTACCCAGATCAAAGATCTAACACCGGACCCGGAGCCGGAACCTGCATCTCCagaagagagtgaaaagCCACTGGAACCAATTCGACTTTTACCTCCTGCACCATTCAGACCCATCCGAACGAAGCTTGATATCAATCCTCTCAAACCCTATCCACCTATCCCCAGTGATCCAAGGGGTGCATATCACGCATATGCAAAGGCAGTAGGCAATGAGGTGATCTATGTGGATGTTACAAAAGATGGATGGTTGACTGAACAGTGGAAAGAGCGTTCAGAGAGAGAGGCTCTCAAGCGTCTTACAGGTGAATGGCAGAGGGATCTAAAGAGAGAATTGGAAAAGCAACGAGAATCAAACAAAGTTAGGGAATTACCAAAGACCGCGGAGGGTATTTTGTTGGAGTTGTGGAACGTCTTGGTAGAAGCTGATAATCATGAGGTAAGTAGGAGAAGGATAGCGATGTTTGTCGATGAACACCCATtaaccatcaatcatcaatcaattgtGCTGACTGACTTGCTGTGTGACAAATCGTAGATTTCAGTAGATGAGTTTTGGTCGAAATTTGATTGGACCAAAGAATCTGCCAAAGTCCGTTTATCAAATATCCAAAGATCGATCCAAGAGGATGAAACGAAAGGTGAAAATGAGAATAAGGTAAATTTGGAAGAGGCTGAAGTCGGATCTAAAGAAAagaatgatcaatcaactaCTGAGACCAAAGACAAGTCTGACAGTGGTGATAATTCTTCTGTCGAGAAAGAtaaacaagaagaagaggttgaatggACTAAAGAAGGAGTCGAAGAGATCTTAGCTACTATTGGTGTTCAATGTGTATACAATGTGGAGGTGAGTACCAGGCCCCGTCCCATAGTTGATGAAGTAGTGCTtggttgagctgatattggaGGGGTATTCGTAGAAACCCTCAAGACACTGGTCACATCCTGCTGGTGGATATCTACTATTGTCCCATAACTATTTCCTACTAAGGACAGATATGCATATCAATTTCAAGCCCGAGGAAAAAGCCGGCAAGTTTGAAGTGCTCGTCACCTCTGGACATGATAGGGTATTCGGTGAGATGGTGAAAGctcagagggagaaggagtacagggagagaaaggagagagagaagaaagacaagtTGGCTaaagaaaatgaaaatgaaaatgcaaAACACAAcgataaagatgagaaggatgacGGCGAGAAGGGCAAGAAGGTTGAAGGCGATGACAAACAAAAATCCGATGGAAAAGACAGGAAAGATGAAACTCCAGCTCCAGGTACACCCGTCAGTAATATCAAGCTTCTCGACGGAGGGGTGATTGTACCTGCTGCTGGTGATGCAGTCCCCTTGGGGGACAAGAAAGATGACAAAATCATTATTGCCATTCCCGTTGATGGCAAAGCAGATCCCAAAGATGtaaggaaggatgagaagcACGAGGCAGAGGCTGCTATTGTTCCAGGACCGAAATTAGCTcccgaagaagagagaaagggaaatgaaaAGAGACCACTGgggatggatgatatagCCAAAGCGTTCAAAGCACTCGAATCGTCAGCTTCTAAAGCTGTAGATCtgaaagataaggagaaagaaaaagaaaaggtcAAATTGATTTGGACATGGTCAGAAAGATGTGAAATGTGGAGATGGAAAAATTACGAAGTGGGTTTACATAATGTGGGACCtggtggatgggaagaaagagattggAAGGTATTTGCTGATGGGAGGGAAGTATGGgactttgatgatgatgaggcgattatagaggttgaagagaaagatgttcATGATTGGTCTTTATAGAATAGTCATAGTCGATGATACATCTTTAGAAGACTGTGTATAAGCGAAATATCATGTCAGCATGACATGTGCTATCTCAGCTTGGCTTTTGTCTTGTTCAGTACTGTACACTGCACGATAAATCATTGTTCAtaccatccatcaatcatgTATACAAAGATCGATGACGGCTCCTTCAAGTACATACAAGCGTTTGTCTGACCTAAAGATCTGATACCAAACATCATACATGTATTCATCGTAATATGCACTTTTACAAAACACCAAtgtacatacacatacacaaagAGATTATAACAATATGACACTTTGAGAGGGTCCTGGATCCTCGAATCatgagatgttgatgtcgCTATTAAGATTGTCCAATATACTTGCTATGTGATGGATAAGcacagaaaaaaaaacagtCCAtagaacgatgatgatgagataaaAGTGAATCTCCGAGTGAAGCGAAATGATATACAATGATACCCGATGACTCTTCATTGACAATAACTCCACGTCCTCTCCATttttttctctctcctctaTTCAATTTCTACTCTTCCTGATCCCACGAAAGACCATATGTCCACAATCTCCATATTCATTAACTGAAATGGTGGTCAGAAGTATTCGAGCGATCAGCCGACCCAGAACCTAGCCAACGCTCCAGCTAAATCCTTTACGCTCTTCTCGGATTTCATCTTActtttcccattcccacctccacttcctttctctttctcttttgcTTTCTTATGATTATTCGACGTATCATCCTCTGATAGTCCACCACCAGGAGGAGGTTTTGATCCTTTTCTAGTAGTTTGTGGTGGTTGTTGACGCGATTTGTTTTCACCACTTGAATCCGTACTAAGTTTCGTCGAACTTCCCGTTCCCTCCGATCCGCCCTTCGCTCCCCCACCGGATTTAGCCAAATTGGTCGAAGAATTCCCCGAAACCCTCATCCCACTCAGACGAGAGTTTCCATTACTGTTCGAGATAGGTAATCCATGGACGCTCGATGCTCTAGACCCCTTCCCGTTGGTGTTACTTCCACTGGCCGTTCCCTCCCAAGAGATCGATCGTGAGCTTCCAGAAGGTGTGATACCACTACATAATGCCGATGGAGGTAATTGTCCGTTACTGTTATTATGGTTTgtacttcttcctctcggCCCttctgatccagatgaattCCCAGTCATATTAGGTCGAATAGGTTctttgaaagaagaagtgcTGCCGTCCCTTTGTCGATtatcaggtggtggagattGCGCATAACTAGATTCGTCCCAGAAGACGGTCTGCGATCTAGCCATAGACCTCCTTTCCGCTCTGACTGTGTTCGGCgcagatccagatccagattCAAATTCTCGAGGGCTGGGGCGACCAGGCGTACCGGGAGCACTAGCCATACCCGTACCAGCAAGTGCATCTCCCATAGAAGcaggtcgaggtcgaggttGATCGCTCGCTCGTCTACTGTATGAACcagtaggtgaagaagggaaggatggTGGCGCAAACTCGGATCGTCTTCCACTGGTGCTGGAATCTCGTCTACTTCGTCCAGCAGCTGGCATGACCGGCATGGGCAGCGGGGAATAAGGTGGTGCGAATTGCATACTGCccgaagaagggaaagaggaataaGATGGGTAAGGCATTCCGTTCATGTATGGTTTAGGTTGTCGAAAGAGCATTTCAGGTAATCTTGTTTCTCCCATCATGAGTTTCTGAAATGCCAGTAAGGTATAGTAAGCTTCATTGCCTGCGTTACCAAGTGGAGCGAAGGGTGCTATAGGAATCTGAAGGGTTTGCAGAAGAGCGCCAAGCGAGGTGAGGGGATGATGTCGATCGGGTATCCCGGGTAGTCCTTGGCTTTGAGCTCGCCTTAACAAGTTGAGTTCTAAGGCGAAAACGTCGAGGTGAAGGATGTTCGAAGGTAGGGTAGAAGAAGCAGGTAATGGAAGGGGCTGTGGGTCGCCAAGCGTCAGGAGAACAAGGGTATTGGGGTGACTGTCTGCTTCTTGTGAGGCGAGAGCCGCAGCATTTGCACTAATCGCAACTGTTAGCTGTCATTGAAAAAGGGTTGGCAATCCGAAACTCACTCCAAGATCTTCTCCACATCCTTCTCAGCCACGAATCTACTGGTCCCAAAGGCATAGGCTCGAGGGTGATTCGGTGGATTGACATTGGCTCTCTGCTACGGTATTAGCAAAGTACCAAAATGCAAGAAACAACTGCCCACCTTATCGACCCATTCTTCCACTATATAGTGGGACTTTCGGTAATTTTCGTCGGGTATTGGAGGCCAGACATTCTGTAACAAGACTGTCAATTACAGGTTTaccatgaagaagatatactGACTCACCACCGCTCGCAAGTTCGCACATCTCAAAGTAGCCACTCCAATCTCCAATATCAGACCTTTTCCACTCTGAGCACTTTTCCCACCTTGTGTCCTTCCTACTCCAGGGACCAGCCCATATGGAGAACCACCTTTCTCCCACCAAGTAGTCTTGACACAAGCGAAAGTGTATCCTACACCGTTGTCCCTcactcctactccacctgtATCTCTTTCCCCACTATTGCCTCCAGCGTAGAAGAGCTGTTCTGCTACCCCGACCTCACCTGATCTGACACGGGTACGGAGGTAGGATAGTTCGGCTGCTGGAAGAGTTTGAGCGAGCTTACGGTAAGTTGTCAGATCTCGAATGATAATTAGGCGTCGAAGGGATAGGTTACGAGTCGGTACGGGATCAAGAGGGAGCGTCGTAGGTGGATCTTTGGGCAATGACTCCCCGAACCTATAACAATGTGTCAATGTCTCATCAGGCAGCTAGTTGAGGACCCTCGAAGCCCGAGATCGTGCTCACCTGGTCCTAATCATCTTTGCGAACAAAGCAATCTGTTCCCTCCTTACGGCTATATGTGGTTTCCCCGTTCCActatccaccaccactacgCACAGGGACACCGTCAGCTTTCCTTCACTTGataaaggaaagaggaatggaGCTCGAGCTCACCCATCACCTCCCAGCCGAACCCCAAGAAATCATTGAACGTCGTAAAGTATCCTCCCCACGATTTATCCCACCAGTCGGTATTGGATGATTCGAACAAGCCTCTACAATCATCTGTCAGCTTCACCTCTGGATTACAGCGAAGAAGTCAAGCTAGCTTACAGGTAAGCAGCATATATAGAATGCAAATCGACATCGAACTCTATCGCATTTCCATACTTCGTCGCGTCTGCCATGATCGGTCGATCCTaattttctttttttttcaaGAGGTGGTATGGTTATGTTGGAGTATGTTTGAATGAGTAAGCTATGCAAGTGAAGTGGTACTCTATCGGTCCAGAAGGGTCAGGTATGGTCGAAAAGGAAGGACAAAGGATATCTTGAAATTCGATCCGGGCGCCGTCCAGTGATTATGAGACGAAGTTGAAGGAACCTCACAAATGTGTAAAAGTGAAAATCGGAGTCAAACAATGAGTGGAATAGTATGCTATTTTAATGTTATGCTTTATACGTTTTCAGTGAAGGGGCTGTGATGAAAGAatagagaaaagaaagacTATCCTTGAttttttggatttgatgttaatcgatgatgatgtatgttTTATGTATATCCGATGGCCGAAAGAGAACACGTGAAAGGTGGGTGGatggatgatcgatgatcgacTGTGAAGGGATACCGAATGTTGACAATGCAGCGCAGGCGGGGTGATGTATGAAGTACAGGATATCTTCGGTCGGGGTGGACAAAAGTCGTCCTGAATATTTTGATGTTGaaatgttgatggtgaatgattgatggtgatggtcgTAGCGTGTGAACGTTATTGAAAATAAAAAAGCGTCGTTGTCGCAAATGCTTATGAAAAAGGGAAGGATAGTGAAATAACAGAACAGCCTTTCGAAaagggatagggatgatggaACATGAATATATTGTCAATACGTTATACGATATGATTCAGAATGAAAAGGTGAGACAATTAAACTGATGATGCTAGTAGTGGGACGATGACCGATATTGTCCAGCGAGTAAGAATGGTGAATAGCGAAATGAACTAGAAACATGGGTATAAATGGTACATAGGAAAGATGGATATCCaatggaaaggagaagggCAGGAGAGGTAGGTAGTATGCACGGTCCCTTTCAGCGGGATGAATAACAATATGGTAACAACGAAACCGATCGACGTTGTCGTTGTCCTTGCCAGTCTAGTGGATTTTGCCGCTTTtaaaagaaaaggaaaagtGAAAAAGAACAAAGTTAACCGCGTGGCTTGGCATCCAGAAAAGATCACCTGGCACATTACCTCAAATGTGACTAGATGGTCATATATAGTACACGCCATCGCTGTGATGATATAGACGATTTTGATGGCAGAGGGAAATTCAGATGATGGGCCGCTTGAAAGAAGGAACGTGTTGATTCTCTTCCATGCCAGCGTTTCAGGTCATGTCCGAACCATCCGTGCGTCAGGTGCAACGTAATAGAAATCTTCCTGAAACACAGCCACGCGGAGGGACCATCTTCTGCTCCGTTCCTGACGGACACAGCATGTGCTCTCGATCCTGACGCATTCATTCCCTTACAATCCTCATCTTAATAAGAACAGTCACATATAAATAGTAGCAGTAGCTCTCGTCGAGCT
This window harbors:
- a CDS encoding ubiquitin-like protein 5 translates to MPRSPSPRRSRSRSPPPRHHPKKPKELSFYKKSSSSVGSFSQRRDPLDDEPTARERAERRERGEVPQRFGGTREQGVRNSMGNVSGGVQKSMGSLGRKEAPLDRKGVKGDNRRDRDRYRDRRDDRGDYRRDDRDMDRRDRHRDDDRRYRDRDREDRRDRDGHRDGRRDREQRREPPSGPSGGPPARPPAAAPSAPSAASMRFIEVIANDRMGRKVRVKCLPTDTVGDLKKLIAAQTGTTAQKIQLKKWYTNFKDHVSLQDYEINDGMSLEMY
- a CDS encoding ATP-dependent (S)-NAD(P)H-hydrate dehydratase, whose protein sequence is MALKQHAHLLSLVRSMIPPLSPKLHKGQAGRIGVLGGSGDYSGAPYFSSMGAMRFGADLAHVICEPGAGAVIKTYSPDLIVHGVLDESKSMDQIKEELKGILARLHVLIVGPGLGRSEHMQNCAKVAFEIAKENDQMGVVVDADGLWLVQNEPQVVMDWPGVPRIVLTPNVMEFKRLCEKLQIDPNSSPETLCPKLASALGNVTIIQKGSVDIISNGLKIPPPLKAEGSSTQGKDDILESDTEGGLKRVGGQGDILSGSTGVLLAWGSEWVRGTYKDVGHPPPSDKGIAENIPLLAAYGASTFNRTVSKRGFEKKGRSMVTGDLVDLVGPVYEELFGKPGEGEGKGKL